Proteins from a genomic interval of Candidatus Rubidus massiliensis:
- the yahK_3 gene encoding putative zinc-type alcohol dehydrogenase-like protein YahK, translating to MGIKLAHAMGAHVVLFTTSPSKAQDAKRLGADEIVVSKNSEEMKKHLNSFDFILNTVSASHNLDQYMELLKRDGTMCLVGAPEHPHPSPNINNMIFKRRSIGGSLIGGLKETQEMLDFCAKHGITSDIELITIDKVNEAYDRLAKSDVKYRFVIDLSSLK from the coding sequence ATGGGGATAAAACTCGCTCATGCCATGGGAGCACATGTAGTTTTATTTACAACGTCTCCATCTAAGGCGCAAGATGCTAAAAGACTTGGAGCCGATGAAATTGTTGTGTCTAAAAATAGTGAAGAGATGAAAAAACACCTCAATAGTTTTGATTTTATTTTAAACACGGTTTCAGCGTCTCATAATTTAGATCAATATATGGAGCTTTTAAAAAGAGATGGAACAATGTGCTTAGTTGGAGCGCCAGAACATCCCCATCCTTCGCCCAATATTAATAACATGATTTTTAAAAGAAGATCCATTGGTGGTTCCTTAATTGGAGGCCTAAAAGAAACACAAGAAATGTTAGATTTTTGTGCAAAACATGGCATTACATCTGATATTGAACTCATAACCATTGACAAAGTTAACGAAGCCTATGATCGATTGGCAAAAAGTGATGTTAAATACCGCTTTGTGATTGATCTTTCGTCTTTAAAGTAG
- a CDS encoding Transposase, IS30 family, whose protein sequence is MGIKRINFEERELISNLVSQGKGVREIARHLSRSPSTISTELRRFHLKRAEYKAVAAQEHYCLMKRKAGRKKKIDQRFIPILQILINDKYFSPHQVSEFLKHQYPNLKEFHVSHETIYQFIYASGINFRLRRKRKGRRKRGTYKQRPFIIPNRVSIRERPKEVNSRVTPGHWEGDLIIGKNHQSAIGTLVERASRLVKIVWIGEKRDSESVLNAFAKSLEELPSHMKQSLTYDNGIEAYKHEEFTKKTGMSVYFADPGCPWQRGTNENTNGLIREFFPKSTELGIYDKLDLKRVEDLLNERPRKILNFASPKDVFNKMASL, encoded by the coding sequence ATGGGCATTAAAAGAATCAATTTTGAAGAACGAGAGTTAATCTCAAATCTAGTCTCTCAAGGCAAGGGTGTTAGGGAAATCGCAAGACATTTAAGTAGAAGTCCTTCAACTATTTCTACTGAATTGCGCCGCTTCCACTTAAAAAGGGCTGAGTATAAAGCAGTTGCGGCTCAAGAACACTATTGTCTTATGAAAAGAAAAGCTGGCAGAAAGAAAAAAATAGATCAAAGATTTATACCCATTCTTCAAATTCTAATTAACGATAAATATTTTTCACCACACCAAGTCAGTGAATTTTTAAAACATCAATATCCAAATTTAAAAGAATTTCATGTTTCGCATGAAACTATTTATCAATTTATATATGCCTCAGGAATAAATTTCAGATTGAGAAGAAAAAGAAAAGGTCGCCGAAAGCGAGGGACGTATAAGCAAAGACCATTTATAATTCCAAATAGGGTTTCCATTCGTGAAAGACCAAAAGAAGTTAACTCAAGAGTTACTCCGGGCCACTGGGAGGGTGATTTGATTATTGGAAAAAATCACCAATCTGCCATAGGAACATTAGTTGAAAGGGCAAGTCGATTAGTAAAAATAGTTTGGATAGGTGAAAAAAGAGATTCAGAATCAGTTTTGAATGCATTTGCAAAAAGCCTTGAAGAGCTTCCTTCACATATGAAACAGAGCCTAACTTATGATAATGGAATTGAAGCGTATAAACATGAGGAGTTTACGAAAAAAACTGGAATGTCAGTTTATTTTGCAGATCCTGGATGTCCATGGCAAAGAGGCACAAATGAAAACACTAATGGCTTAATTAGAGAATTCTTTCCAAAAAGCACTGAATTAGGTATTTACGATAAGCTAGATTTAAAAAGAGTAGAGGACTTATTAAATGAACGCCCAAGGAAAATCTTAAATTTTGCCTCTCCAAAAGATGTTTTTAATAAGATGGCTTCTTTATAA
- a CDS encoding Pentapeptide repeats (8 copies), whose amino-acid sequence MFNENQSYKKENYTNSKLDNHHYTNCKFHHCDFSQTSFKKARFIECQFDNCVVNLPQLDDCRLQECVFQESKITGANFFQCDPFLFSIKLESCLLQYCNFANLPLKKGIFNKSIFTECVFSENQMQETQFCYCDLKGTIFHHCNLQKANFGKAFNYVIDPLTNQIKGATFSMPEALVLLRSLEINLEN is encoded by the coding sequence ATGTTCAACGAAAATCAATCCTACAAAAAGGAAAATTATACTAATAGCAAATTAGATAATCATCATTATACAAACTGTAAATTTCACCATTGTGATTTTTCGCAAACTTCTTTCAAGAAAGCTCGCTTTATAGAATGCCAATTTGACAATTGCGTAGTAAATCTTCCACAATTAGATGATTGTCGATTGCAAGAGTGTGTTTTTCAAGAAAGCAAAATTACGGGTGCCAATTTTTTTCAATGTGATCCATTCCTTTTTTCCATTAAGCTTGAAAGCTGTTTATTACAGTATTGTAATTTTGCCAATCTCCCTTTAAAAAAAGGAATTTTTAATAAAAGTATCTTTACCGAGTGCGTTTTTTCAGAAAATCAGATGCAAGAAACCCAATTTTGCTATTGTGATTTAAAAGGTACAATTTTTCATCATTGCAATTTACAAAAAGCCAATTTTGGTAAGGCTTTTAATTATGTAATTGATCCTCTTACCAATCAGATTAAAGGGGCCACTTTTTCTATGCCTGAAGCGTTAGTCCTTCTAAGATCTCTTGAAATCAACCTTGAAAATTGA
- a CDS encoding Bacterial transcription activator, effector binding domain codes for MTKQNAIIKKPDLTFIGITCRTSNAPDKAPLDIAALWNKFNADNIYEVIPDKASYQIYVLYCEYEKDHTKPYTVLIGCLVDKENSSIDGLTTITLPASCYEVFEAEGEFPHSLINTWNKIWHAPIKRTYTGDFEEYDPQFFLKSNHKVPIYIAIDDDRN; via the coding sequence ATGACGAAACAAAACGCTATTATAAAAAAACCTGACTTAACATTCATAGGAATAACTTGCCGCACATCCAACGCTCCCGATAAAGCTCCTTTAGATATTGCGGCTCTTTGGAACAAATTTAATGCCGATAACATTTATGAGGTCATTCCCGATAAGGCATCCTATCAAATCTATGTACTTTACTGCGAATATGAAAAAGATCACACAAAACCCTATACGGTTCTAATTGGGTGTTTGGTTGACAAAGAAAATAGTTCCATTGATGGATTAACCACAATAACACTTCCAGCTTCATGCTATGAGGTTTTCGAAGCTGAGGGTGAATTTCCTCATAGTCTCATTAACACTTGGAACAAAATTTGGCACGCACCAATCAAGCGCACCTATACAGGAGATTTTGAGGAGTATGACCCACAATTTTTTCTTAAAAGCAACCACAAAGTTCCGATCTATATAGCAATTGACGATGATAGAAACTAA
- a CDS encoding hypothetical protein (putative conserved protein) codes for MSSQILLYNGFGSGPFCVEALKSKIEQVIDDRCHKITTVASFKDCLTDPKSIKAVVIPGGNALSTCAEAINNSNVINFIKENHISYFGSCAGAILASRYLHMRDLDNNSLNIFRKNEYELCSLYPDDCVAPIYPLHKTITIDDFKITPIRYKNNNLKVAQILSPAFLNERSDCKTSIISTYVNETSLTILDKGVFDLSQQTETLLYNNGYKLLLTASHAEIDSKVVRTQLFKTTFSATLKEQAAFANELATDDLARDQMFTQNLQLLNIATKS; via the coding sequence ATGTCGTCACAAATATTATTGTATAATGGTTTTGGTAGTGGTCCTTTTTGTGTGGAAGCTTTAAAAAGTAAAATAGAACAGGTTATAGATGATAGATGTCATAAAATAACAACTGTGGCTTCTTTTAAAGATTGCTTGACCGATCCTAAATCGATTAAAGCTGTAGTTATACCTGGTGGAAATGCTCTTTCTACATGTGCTGAAGCCATAAATAACAGTAATGTAATTAATTTCATTAAAGAGAATCATATATCCTATTTTGGATCATGTGCGGGAGCGATTCTTGCTAGTAGATATTTGCATATGAGGGATCTAGATAATAATTCTCTAAATATCTTCAGGAAAAATGAATATGAACTTTGTTCCCTTTATCCAGATGATTGTGTAGCTCCCATTTATCCTCTCCATAAAACAATCACGATTGATGATTTTAAAATTACCCCTATTAGATATAAAAATAATAATTTGAAAGTAGCTCAGATTTTAAGTCCTGCATTTTTAAACGAAAGAAGCGATTGTAAAACTTCTATTATTTCTACTTATGTTAATGAGACTAGTTTAACAATTTTAGACAAAGGAGTTTTTGATTTAAGTCAACAAACAGAAACTCTTCTTTACAACAATGGTTACAAACTACTTCTAACAGCCTCTCATGCGGAAATAGATTCTAAAGTTGTTCGTACTCAATTGTTTAAAACTACTTTTTCTGCCACTTTAAAAGAGCAAGCAGCTTTTGCCAATGAACTTGCAACAGATGACTTAGCAAGAGATCAAATGTTTACTCAAAATTTGCAGCTACTAAATATCGCAACGAAAAGCTAA
- the proP_1 gene encoding Proline porter II produces the protein MFNSHLNKKQLLSACFGNFFEHYDTALFSFLSIFLAPVIFPNHDQMTALLLTYAMIPLGMIARPIGALVFGYIGDNYGRSKALFLTLGGMSIVSACMAISPTFHQAGFVSPLFFCIGRILQNFLASGESMGGAIYLLENTSNEKKDILSSIYNATTIGGILFASGGVSLLAYLQMIDTGWRFLYAIGSLTGLFGYLLRKKMKDDIYEPKKRNNKYSISNLWQTFKDHKTPFLLIAITSGFSYATYSISLIFLNGFIPLVTNLTKTQMTTINTFLLILDFCALPLFGWLSFKYSREKVMLTASITTVVAAIPLFLLLPHISIIGVVLVRIVFVLLGVAFFAPYHAWAQSIVPSHARYLVISLAYSLGSQLLGGPTAALSLWIYQTTDTILCTSFYWLILALISSLAILATVKIQKTLQETRYEFD, from the coding sequence ATGTTCAATAGCCATTTAAATAAAAAACAACTTCTTAGTGCTTGCTTTGGAAATTTCTTTGAACACTACGACACGGCTCTTTTTAGCTTTCTTTCTATTTTTTTAGCCCCAGTAATCTTTCCAAACCATGATCAAATGACAGCGTTACTGTTAACCTATGCCATGATCCCTCTTGGTATGATTGCAAGGCCAATTGGCGCTTTAGTATTTGGTTATATTGGAGATAATTATGGCAGAAGCAAAGCTTTGTTTTTAACCCTTGGTGGAATGTCTATAGTATCTGCTTGTATGGCTATTAGCCCAACTTTTCATCAAGCTGGTTTTGTCTCCCCTCTATTTTTTTGCATTGGTCGCATTTTACAAAATTTTTTAGCGTCCGGAGAATCTATGGGAGGTGCCATTTATTTATTAGAAAACACTTCAAATGAAAAAAAAGATATTTTAAGTAGCATTTACAATGCAACGACGATTGGTGGAATACTATTTGCCTCAGGAGGAGTTTCGTTACTGGCTTATCTACAAATGATCGATACTGGTTGGCGATTTTTATATGCCATAGGCAGCTTAACTGGTTTATTTGGCTATCTATTGCGTAAAAAAATGAAAGACGACATCTATGAACCTAAAAAAAGGAATAATAAATATTCAATTTCAAATTTATGGCAGACATTTAAAGATCACAAAACTCCTTTTTTGTTGATTGCTATAACTTCCGGATTCTCTTATGCCACTTATTCCATATCATTGATATTTTTAAATGGCTTTATCCCTTTAGTAACAAATCTTACAAAAACCCAAATGACAACCATTAACACATTTCTTTTAATCCTTGACTTTTGCGCTCTTCCCCTTTTTGGATGGCTTTCTTTTAAATATTCAAGAGAAAAAGTTATGCTTACAGCTTCTATTACAACAGTAGTTGCTGCAATTCCGTTATTTTTGCTCCTCCCACATATTTCAATCATTGGTGTCGTATTGGTTCGAATAGTTTTTGTTCTTTTAGGTGTAGCTTTTTTTGCTCCTTATCACGCTTGGGCGCAAAGTATAGTTCCTTCCCATGCTCGTTATTTGGTGATATCATTAGCTTATTCTTTGGGATCACAACTCTTAGGTGGCCCAACGGCAGCTTTATCTTTATGGATTTATCAAACAACTGATACAATTTTATGCACTAGTTTTTATTGGCTTATACTGGCTTTAATTAGCTCCTTAGCCATTTTGGCAACTGTTAAAATACAAAAAACTCTTCAAGAGACAAGGTATGAATTCGATTAA
- a CDS encoding Mitochondrial carrier protein, translated as MNSINDYFNKYTFLPPIAYGALRGICVNTLLHPLETIRTRQFLSKKSLNIYKASAEIFLENGLKGFYKGYTPSLKRLLWKQIWVWPIITNLPIYLSQKTKLNPYRSLLITGLCLASLDSLLKGYEEARIQAISKSPTMTIEKKFSYGLGTHWSKLSINWCSFLMSQKYFKEKQLQANVDNTLSMPQLLLIGLKVGAFTSFISAPFEVANAWKLGLRKQLPLSLSYACLKQLCNGLPLSTTKLVIHNIASVILLDFLNKK; from the coding sequence ATGAATTCGATTAACGATTATTTTAATAAATATACTTTTTTACCACCTATTGCCTATGGAGCTTTAAGAGGCATTTGTGTAAATACACTTCTTCATCCATTAGAAACGATACGTACAAGGCAATTTTTAAGTAAAAAAAGTTTAAATATTTATAAAGCTAGTGCTGAAATTTTTTTAGAAAATGGCCTAAAAGGTTTTTATAAAGGCTATACCCCTAGTTTAAAACGGTTACTTTGGAAACAAATTTGGGTATGGCCCATCATCACAAACTTGCCAATCTATTTAAGTCAAAAAACTAAACTCAATCCTTATCGATCTCTTCTTATCACAGGGCTTTGTCTAGCTTCTCTTGACTCTTTACTAAAAGGCTACGAAGAAGCGAGAATTCAAGCTATTAGTAAGTCGCCAACTATGACTATTGAAAAAAAATTTAGTTATGGACTTGGTACTCATTGGAGCAAGTTATCAATAAATTGGTGCTCTTTTTTAATGTCTCAAAAATATTTTAAAGAGAAACAATTGCAAGCAAATGTTGACAATACGCTTTCTATGCCACAACTTCTTCTAATTGGTTTAAAAGTGGGAGCTTTTACAAGTTTTATATCGGCTCCTTTCGAAGTAGCAAATGCTTGGAAACTCGGTTTAAGAAAACAACTCCCTTTAAGTTTGTCTTATGCCTGCTTAAAGCAGCTATGTAATGGCTTACCTCTTTCTACTACAAAACTTGTCATTCATAATATTGCCTCGGTGATCTTATTAGATTTTTTAAACAAAAAATAA
- a CDS encoding Aminoglycoside/hydroxyurea antibiotic resistance kinase: MDRFKNLILKTYKIQGSTWLQNLEEIVNFYANRWHLENLQVFADLSYNYVLYGNQNGLPIVLKLSPDPKELIKERIALNTFSGFGAIGLLDYSSDALLLKQAIPATKLKELSNYKNKSSLEIACELMQQLHKAPLLSDKLPHIREWLAILNNDWPLDSKLLKEARLWRDELIKLETQEVVLHGDLHRGNILLHQNRWVAIDPKGVIGFPINEIWTFIEEFKS; the protein is encoded by the coding sequence ATGGACCGATTTAAAAACTTAATTCTAAAGACATATAAAATTCAAGGCTCTACTTGGTTACAAAATTTAGAAGAGATTGTAAATTTTTATGCCAATAGATGGCATTTAGAAAATCTTCAAGTATTTGCAGACCTTTCTTATAATTATGTTCTGTATGGAAATCAAAACGGACTACCAATTGTTTTAAAATTAAGTCCTGATCCTAAAGAATTAATAAAGGAAAGAATAGCTTTAAATACTTTTTCAGGCTTTGGAGCCATTGGCTTACTAGATTACAGCTCTGATGCTTTATTACTAAAGCAAGCTATTCCAGCAACTAAATTAAAAGAGCTATCTAATTATAAAAATAAATCCTCTCTTGAAATAGCTTGTGAATTAATGCAGCAATTACATAAAGCACCTCTACTATCTGATAAGCTTCCCCACATCAGAGAATGGCTTGCCATTCTGAATAATGATTGGCCTCTTGATAGCAAGCTATTAAAAGAGGCACGTCTTTGGCGAGATGAACTTATAAAATTAGAAACGCAAGAAGTTGTATTACACGGAGATTTACATCGCGGTAACATTTTACTTCATCAAAATCGATGGGTTGCCATCGACCCTAAAGGCGTCATCGGTTTTCCAATCAATGAGATCTGGACTTTTATAGAAGAATTCAAGAGCTAG
- a CDS encoding Outer membrane protein W, producing MITKKLFQLSVLTLLFFFSNQLESYDCLNPFLIEGKAAYYYPTSHTFRRIYSENGIYGGEISCQTYNNLYTWASVDGYSKKGRSIGLQDATKLTFIPVGLGLKYFFPISCFNCFVGAGLLGTYARLKDRFNLSSTNQTFTHRQSKGNVGGIVKVGLLYTINNNWYLDLFSNYSYTKISFFNKYLGTIQRRQANLSGWSIGLGIGYSFQCFR from the coding sequence ATGATCACAAAAAAGCTTTTCCAACTATCCGTTTTAACATTGCTCTTTTTTTTCTCTAACCAATTGGAAAGTTATGATTGTTTAAATCCGTTTTTAATAGAAGGAAAAGCGGCTTATTATTACCCAACAAGTCACACCTTTCGAAGGATATACTCTGAAAATGGGATTTACGGAGGGGAAATTTCTTGCCAAACTTATAATAACCTTTATACGTGGGCAAGTGTCGATGGTTATTCCAAGAAAGGGCGATCGATTGGACTTCAAGATGCCACTAAATTAACCTTTATTCCGGTTGGTTTAGGTTTAAAGTATTTTTTCCCTATTTCTTGTTTCAATTGTTTTGTGGGCGCGGGTCTTTTGGGGACTTATGCTAGATTGAAAGACAGATTTAATCTATCTTCAACGAATCAAACGTTTACTCATCGACAATCTAAAGGCAACGTTGGTGGAATTGTTAAAGTTGGGTTGCTTTACACAATTAATAACAATTGGTATCTGGATTTGTTTTCAAACTATTCTTATACAAAAATTTCTTTTTTTAACAAATATTTAGGTACCATTCAAAGGCGACAAGCAAATCTTAGTGGTTGGTCTATTGGGCTTGGCATTGGATATAGTTTTCAATGTTTTAGATAG
- the yjjX gene encoding Non-canonical purine NTP phosphatase has product MKVIVGTTNAVKLEAVKEVLKDYELFKDSLVTGLNVSSDVSNQPLSLEEIILGAKNRAKNGYSIEKCNYSIGLESGLFTAPGTNSGYLEACICAIYDGLNFAIGLSPGFEIPSFILKYILENQMDLGQACYYSGFTTNQNLGSAEGMIGLLTNMRITRKIYTKQSLITALMQIEKATIYQA; this is encoded by the coding sequence ATGAAAGTTATTGTCGGTACCACTAACGCTGTAAAATTAGAAGCTGTCAAAGAAGTTTTAAAAGATTATGAACTCTTTAAAGATTCACTCGTAACTGGCCTAAATGTTTCTTCAGATGTGTCTAATCAACCTTTAAGCCTTGAAGAAATCATTTTAGGCGCAAAGAACCGGGCTAAAAATGGATATTCAATTGAAAAATGTAATTATAGCATTGGATTAGAAAGTGGACTTTTTACAGCACCTGGCACAAATTCTGGCTATTTAGAAGCCTGTATTTGCGCAATTTATGATGGCTTAAATTTTGCTATTGGACTATCTCCTGGATTTGAAATTCCCTCATTTATTCTAAAGTATATATTAGAAAATCAAATGGATTTAGGCCAAGCATGTTATTATTCTGGATTTACGACGAATCAAAATTTAGGCTCTGCTGAAGGAATGATTGGTCTATTAACAAACATGCGCATCACTCGCAAAATTTATACTAAGCAATCATTAATAACAGCTTTAATGCAAATAGAAAAGGCTACTATTTATCAAGCATAG
- the tag gene encoding DNA-3-methyladenine glycosylase 1 translates to MSQTLEKTRCFGAHNPLYAEYHDKEWGRPVHDDHLLFEILTLEGAQAGLSWETVLKKRESYKEFFHQFDPKLVAEMGDEELETILQNKAIIRNKLKIYSVRKNARIFIKIQQEFGSFDQYIWQFVNFTPIKNHPQTLKDIPPKTVISDQISKDLKKRGMSFVGTTIIYAFMQAVGMVNDHIQSCWCYKP, encoded by the coding sequence ATGTCGCAAACATTGGAAAAAACACGTTGTTTCGGAGCCCATAATCCTCTTTACGCTGAATATCATGATAAAGAATGGGGTAGACCTGTTCACGATGATCATCTACTATTTGAAATATTGACCTTAGAAGGAGCGCAAGCTGGTCTTAGCTGGGAAACGGTTTTAAAAAAAAGAGAGAGCTACAAAGAATTTTTTCACCAATTCGATCCTAAATTAGTAGCTGAAATGGGTGATGAAGAGTTAGAAACTATTTTGCAAAACAAAGCCATCATTCGTAATAAATTAAAAATTTATAGTGTTAGAAAAAATGCCCGTATTTTTATCAAAATTCAACAAGAATTTGGGTCGTTTGATCAATATATCTGGCAATTTGTTAACTTTACTCCGATTAAAAATCATCCCCAAACACTCAAAGACATCCCTCCTAAAACTGTTATCAGTGATCAAATTTCTAAAGATTTAAAAAAAAGAGGAATGTCTTTTGTTGGAACGACGATTATCTATGCTTTCATGCAAGCTGTAGGGATGGTTAATGATCATATCCAAAGCTGCTGGTGCTATAAACCATAA
- the yahK_2 gene encoding putative zinc-type alcohol dehydrogenase-like protein YahK, whose protein sequence is MIVGKVTKVGKDVKGFKEGDLAAVGCLVNSCHNCPSCKENLEQYCEKGFTLTYNSPDPVTKKMTYAGYSNNIVVDEKFVLKIPKEFKEKDLAGVAPLLCAGITTYSPLRHWKVKKGDKVGMLDLVA, encoded by the coding sequence GTGATAGTTGGGAAGGTGACAAAAGTTGGTAAAGATGTTAAAGGATTTAAAGAAGGGGATTTGGCGGCAGTTGGTTGCTTAGTCAATTCATGCCACAATTGTCCAAGCTGTAAAGAAAATTTAGAACAATATTGTGAAAAGGGGTTTACGTTAACCTACAACAGTCCAGATCCAGTAACAAAAAAAATGACCTATGCTGGCTATTCTAATAATATTGTTGTAGATGAAAAATTTGTCTTAAAAATCCCTAAAGAATTTAAAGAAAAAGATTTAGCAGGCGTAGCTCCCTTACTCTGTGCGGGGATAACAACTTATTCTCCATTAAGACATTGGAAAGTAAAAAAAGGTGACAAGGTAGGAATGTTGGACTTGGTGGCTTAG
- a CDS encoding Outer membrane efflux protein, whose protein sequence is MKKSYLTGFVIVATCFSSCTRIPSNPDQSVASLVSNRIDKDVHWHRGCFEDERIREIIQDMICQELSIDMAVQIALLNNPRIQEAFENIGIAQADLIEAGLLSNPVFEGFIRYPDKKGLKINTEISVMQNFLDVFLIPLRTRIATAELQQAIYETSNTIIDLSFEVEETYYELIAAYKRKDLIKSFIDIAEIENKISLAQRNVGNINKLDQQLRTAQ, encoded by the coding sequence ATGAAAAAATCATATCTTACTGGATTTGTGATAGTTGCAACTTGCTTTTCAAGTTGTACAAGAATCCCATCTAATCCTGATCAGTCAGTGGCAAGTCTTGTTAGTAACCGCATTGACAAGGATGTGCATTGGCATCGAGGTTGCTTTGAGGATGAGCGCATAAGAGAAATCATCCAAGACATGATTTGTCAAGAGCTCTCTATCGATATGGCCGTTCAAATTGCTCTTCTCAATAACCCCCGCATTCAAGAAGCTTTTGAAAATATTGGTATTGCTCAAGCCGATTTGATAGAAGCAGGTCTTTTATCTAACCCTGTCTTTGAAGGCTTTATCCGCTATCCTGATAAGAAAGGATTGAAAATCAATACTGAAATTTCTGTGATGCAGAACTTTTTAGATGTCTTTTTGATTCCTTTAAGAACACGCATTGCAACAGCAGAGCTTCAACAAGCTATTTATGAAACCAGCAATACCATTATCGATCTTTCTTTTGAAGTGGAAGAAACTTATTACGAATTAATAGCCGCTTATAAGCGAAAAGATTTGATTAAGTCCTTTATTGACATTGCCGAAATTGAAAATAAAATTTCTTTAGCACAAAGAAATGTTGGCAATATTAATAAATTAGACCAGCAGCTGCGAACAGCCCAATAG
- a CDS encoding HIT domain protein, protein MTKLVKKVDKAIAKTFGTKAYLLLQKNGTEVGQTVPHVHIHYVPRMEGDSSTLTFIWRAFWANINPPISDDEMQKNVSLIRQAMLDK, encoded by the coding sequence ATGACCAAACTTGTTAAAAAAGTTGATAAAGCAATTGCTAAAACGTTTGGAACAAAGGCTTATCTTTTACTGCAAAAAAATGGAACGGAAGTTGGGCAAACAGTTCCCCATGTTCACATCCACTATGTCCCAAGAATGGAAGGGGATTCTTCCACTTTAACCTTTATTTGGCGAGCCTTTTGGGCCAATATCAATCCTCCTATAAGCGATGACGAAATGCAAAAGAATGTCTCGTTAATTCGACAAGCTATGCTTGATAAATAG
- the traC gene encoding DNA primase TraC: MYDIDGWLWNYQLLNPDGSKRDHKGGRIEGLFHSLGSLSDNLHVGVAESYVTAATCMENTGITCICCFGCNNIKNVISALANRYTKMQFTIFADNDRHLSQNQGALKAQEAREIYPGRVSIPCHP; this comes from the coding sequence ATGTATGATATTGATGGATGGCTTTGGAATTATCAATTATTGAACCCAGACGGGTCAAAGAGAGATCATAAAGGTGGACGCATAGAAGGGCTTTTTCATAGTCTTGGTTCTCTTTCAGATAACTTGCATGTTGGCGTTGCCGAGTCGTATGTTACGGCTGCAACTTGTATGGAAAATACTGGTATTACATGTATTTGTTGTTTTGGTTGCAATAACATCAAAAATGTTATTAGTGCTTTAGCTAATCGCTACACTAAAATGCAATTTACTATATTTGCTGATAATGATAGGCATTTAAGTCAAAATCAAGGCGCTTTAAAGGCTCAAGAAGCGCGCGAAATTTACCCAGGCAGGGTATCTATCCCTTGCCATCCCTAA